A genomic segment from uncultured Vibrio sp. encodes:
- a CDS encoding FKBP-type peptidyl-prolyl cis-trans isomerase — MSKFLFPLIIFVLAAFFIYRTWTNHKVADENFAKGQAFLLENAKKDGVITTESGLQYMVLEKGTGDIHPTATSKVKVHYHGTLIDGTVFDSSVNRGEPISFGLNQVIKGWQEGVQYMVEGEKIRLFVPSTLGYGKGGTGPIPPASVLIFDIELLEIQ, encoded by the coding sequence GTGTCTAAATTTTTGTTTCCTCTCATCATTTTTGTTCTGGCGGCATTTTTCATTTATCGCACTTGGACAAACCACAAAGTGGCCGATGAAAACTTTGCCAAGGGACAAGCATTCCTACTAGAGAACGCCAAGAAAGACGGGGTCATCACAACAGAAAGTGGCCTGCAATATATGGTGCTAGAGAAAGGCACGGGTGACATTCACCCTACAGCGACAAGCAAAGTAAAAGTGCATTATCATGGCACACTCATCGATGGTACGGTTTTCGATAGTTCAGTAAACCGCGGCGAGCCTATCTCATTCGGTCTAAACCAAGTGATTAAAGGCTGGCAAGAGGGTGTTCAGTACATGGTAGAAGGTGAGAAGATTCGCCTGTTCGTACCAAGCACTCTCGGCTACGGTAAAGGTGGTACGGGTCCAATTCCACCAGCCAGTGTGCTGATCTTTGATATTGAGTTGCTAGAAATTCAATAA
- a CDS encoding FtsX-like permease family protein — translation MLIKLAWRNLWRNKLRTSIMIGAMVFGLMGVVAMIGFMNGLVDSMIKNAIAWQTSHLQIHQDQYLINPELEETIPNADVIAATLANQQQVKAVSERFLADGMIASARSTRGIRINGIDIVQEQQITPLSEQILLGKWLDEEGRNPILVSQKTAKRLNLRVGSKVILTLSDINGDVSGAAFRVKGIFKTPSTTFDDGNAYVRKADLENIAGLKGAHEISILLKSNDNNALEQTKRFTQTLLSNRTKDHLVVRKWEEIQPLLSTMMSSMDISNQIMLVVFVLAMTLGIINIMLMSVFERTREFGVLMAVGMQHHKIRILIILETLFLGLSGCTLGLTGSAIMLKVLSITGLSLSGLADGLGAYGVDTLLFPRVSFYEYQMIIVAIFVASLLAAWYPARQILKHRPVDAMAEKT, via the coding sequence ATGTTGATTAAATTAGCGTGGCGCAACCTCTGGAGGAACAAGCTAAGAACGTCAATCATGATAGGCGCTATGGTGTTTGGTCTGATGGGGGTGGTTGCGATGATAGGATTTATGAACGGCTTGGTAGATAGCATGATAAAAAATGCAATTGCTTGGCAAACTAGCCATTTACAGATCCACCAAGACCAGTATCTGATTAATCCTGAACTGGAAGAGACTATTCCGAACGCGGATGTCATAGCGGCGACATTAGCGAATCAACAACAAGTGAAAGCCGTGTCCGAACGTTTTCTCGCTGATGGAATGATAGCCTCTGCTCGAAGTACGCGCGGTATTCGCATCAATGGCATTGATATTGTCCAAGAGCAGCAGATCACACCGTTGTCTGAGCAGATATTGTTAGGGAAATGGCTGGATGAAGAGGGTAGAAATCCTATTTTAGTGTCGCAGAAAACCGCGAAGCGCTTAAATCTGCGTGTTGGCTCCAAAGTAATTTTGACGCTTTCAGATATCAATGGCGATGTCTCTGGTGCAGCTTTTCGGGTTAAGGGAATATTCAAAACACCATCCACGACGTTTGATGATGGTAATGCCTATGTACGCAAAGCGGATCTGGAAAACATCGCGGGTTTAAAGGGCGCGCACGAGATTTCCATTCTACTTAAATCCAATGACAATAACGCGTTGGAGCAAACAAAAAGGTTTACTCAGACGCTACTTTCTAACAGGACGAAAGACCATTTAGTGGTCAGGAAATGGGAAGAAATACAACCATTACTTTCGACGATGATGAGCTCAATGGACATTTCGAATCAGATCATGCTGGTGGTGTTTGTCTTGGCGATGACGCTGGGTATTATCAATATTATGCTGATGTCGGTATTCGAACGTACCAGAGAATTCGGCGTACTGATGGCGGTGGGTATGCAGCACCACAAAATCCGCATACTGATCATTTTAGAGACGCTGTTTCTCGGCCTGTCAGGTTGTACGCTTGGATTAACTGGGAGTGCAATCATGCTGAAGGTTCTGAGTATTACCGGGCTGTCGCTTAGTGGTCTTGCTGATGGGTTAGGTGCTTACGGTGTGGATACTTTGCTGTTTCCAAGAGTGTCTTTTTATGAGTACCAGATGATCATTGTGGCGATATTTGTTGCGAGTCTGCTTGCGGCTTGGTACCCAGCTCGACAAATACTCAAGCATAGACCTGTGGATGCCATGGCGGAGAAAACTTGA
- a CDS encoding COX15/CtaA family protein, whose protein sequence is MTLIRLVRVSLCLTLVVIMLGAYTRLSDAGLGCPDWPGCYGHLSVPHHEDDVARANLNFPDRTVEHEKAWLEMIHRYFAGTLGIIILAIAVIASRSERVNVSIPFMLCLLVVGQAMLGMWTVTLKLMPVVVMLHLLGGFTLLALQAVFYCQLKARGNLYFSPSTNTVRLFSMVAFVVVLLQVLLGGWTSSNYAALMCTTLPICEGDWVSYLSWKEAFSFWQTGFENYEFGVLEYPARMTIHVTHRIGAIIVALVVATYCMLLFKQESHHSRNLGVWIGITLICQIMLGVSNVVFQLPIYVAVAHTLGAAIMLSLICVSQFYLWQGKTHWSHQVKGVRYE, encoded by the coding sequence ATGACGTTAATTCGACTGGTAAGAGTTAGTTTATGTCTTACATTGGTGGTGATCATGCTTGGAGCATATACGCGTTTGTCCGACGCTGGATTAGGTTGCCCTGACTGGCCAGGTTGCTATGGCCATTTGTCGGTTCCCCACCATGAAGATGATGTCGCAAGAGCCAACCTGAACTTTCCTGATCGAACGGTCGAGCATGAGAAAGCTTGGCTGGAGATGATCCATCGTTATTTTGCCGGGACGCTTGGAATCATCATCTTAGCTATAGCCGTTATTGCATCACGCTCAGAGCGGGTTAACGTTTCGATACCTTTCATGCTATGTCTACTGGTTGTTGGGCAAGCGATGTTGGGGATGTGGACCGTCACACTCAAACTGATGCCTGTTGTCGTCATGCTTCATTTGCTTGGCGGTTTTACTTTGCTGGCATTACAAGCGGTATTTTATTGCCAACTTAAAGCGCGAGGTAATCTCTATTTTTCACCTTCTACCAATACCGTGCGTTTATTCTCGATGGTTGCCTTTGTGGTAGTGCTTTTACAGGTGCTGCTTGGCGGTTGGACGTCTTCAAACTATGCCGCTTTGATGTGTACTACATTACCCATCTGTGAGGGTGATTGGGTCAGTTATTTGTCCTGGAAAGAAGCGTTTTCGTTCTGGCAAACCGGGTTCGAAAATTACGAATTTGGCGTTTTAGAGTATCCGGCAAGAATGACCATACACGTTACTCATCGCATTGGAGCCATAATTGTGGCGTTGGTGGTCGCTACTTATTGTATGCTGCTGTTCAAACAAGAGTCCCATCATTCACGAAACCTTGGGGTGTGGATTGGCATTACGCTCATCTGCCAAATCATGCTCGGCGTGAGTAATGTGGTGTTTCAGTTACCTATCTATGTCGCTGTGGCTCATACATTAGGTGCTGCGATTATGTTGAGCCTGATTTGTGTGAGTCAGTTCTATTTGTGGCAGGGAAAAACACACTGGAGTCATCAAGTGAAAGGAGTTCGCTATGAATAA
- the cyoE gene encoding heme o synthase, with translation MNKEIVLSLEGRKRIGSTYLKLTKPKVVALMLVTAVVGMSLAPVAVFPWLKAAIGLAGIGLMAGSAAAFNHLIDRHIDARMARTHKRPLPSGDTSPKSVVTFAVCLGGVGFVLLYAWVNPLTAWMTLLSLLGYAVVYTMYLKRATPQNIVIAGIAGAMPPLLGWTAVTGELHGNAWLLVMIIFIWTPPHFWALAIHRVEEYRKVDIPMLPVTHGIEYTKTSILLYSVLLTLVCVMPVLVGMVGLIYLFTSLLLNAGFIYHAWKLKFAPEERSAIETFKFSIYHLFVLFIALLADHNLNLSMM, from the coding sequence ATGAATAAAGAAATTGTATTGTCTTTAGAGGGACGAAAGCGAATCGGTTCCACTTACTTAAAGCTCACCAAGCCGAAAGTCGTCGCACTTATGCTGGTGACTGCCGTAGTTGGTATGAGTCTAGCTCCTGTGGCTGTGTTTCCTTGGTTAAAAGCGGCAATAGGGCTAGCCGGGATCGGTTTGATGGCAGGCTCTGCTGCGGCATTTAATCACCTGATCGATCGTCATATAGACGCGCGAATGGCTCGTACCCATAAGCGTCCGTTGCCTTCTGGGGACACAAGTCCGAAGTCCGTGGTGACATTTGCCGTTTGTTTAGGCGGAGTAGGGTTTGTTCTGCTGTACGCTTGGGTAAACCCGTTGACCGCATGGATGACATTATTGAGCTTGCTTGGTTATGCGGTTGTCTACACCATGTATCTCAAGCGGGCTACGCCACAAAATATTGTGATAGCCGGCATAGCTGGTGCGATGCCACCACTATTAGGGTGGACAGCGGTAACTGGCGAATTGCACGGTAATGCATGGCTTTTGGTGATGATCATATTCATCTGGACGCCGCCCCACTTTTGGGCACTCGCGATTCACCGAGTGGAAGAATATCGTAAAGTGGATATCCCTATGCTTCCTGTCACGCATGGTATCGAATACACCAAAACCTCAATTCTGTTGTATTCCGTACTTCTGACTTTGGTATGTGTGATGCCAGTGCTGGTTGGTATGGTCGGCTTAATTTATCTATTTACCTCACTTCTGCTTAACGCCGGGTTTATTTACCATGCGTGGAAGCTGAAGTTTGCACCGGAAGAAAGGAGCGCGATAGAAACCTTTAAGTTTTCTATCTACCATCTTTTTGTGTTGTTTATCGCTTTACTTGCAGACCACAACCTCAATTTATCAATGATGTGA
- a CDS encoding glutaredoxin, translating into MKFIRWFLGKIILLLNAVFSPRGIKRDANEQMSVDDKAKQYALYQFEACPFCVKVRRAMKRQSVKIELRDAKNDPAHRQDLEQGGGRIKVPCLRIEKDGETQWLYESSDIVAHIEKEFA; encoded by the coding sequence ATGAAGTTTATTCGTTGGTTTTTGGGAAAAATCATATTATTGCTTAACGCTGTTTTTTCACCTCGTGGAATCAAGCGCGATGCTAATGAACAAATGAGCGTTGACGACAAAGCGAAACAATATGCGCTTTATCAGTTTGAAGCTTGTCCTTTCTGCGTGAAAGTTCGCCGTGCAATGAAACGACAGTCGGTAAAAATCGAACTACGTGACGCGAAGAACGACCCTGCTCATCGTCAAGATCTCGAGCAAGGTGGCGGTAGAATTAAAGTTCCTTGTCTTCGAATCGAAAAAGATGGTGAGACACAGTGGCTTTACGAGTCTTCAGACATCGTCGCACATATTGAAAAAGAATTTGCCTAG
- a CDS encoding cytochrome oxidase biogenesis cluster protein, with amino-acid sequence MTSKVTRGRFVLISLVCLFALPALVAKLILNQGWYQSGVTNRGQLIEPYTTLEQLGQAAPQTVHGWQLAYVVPNQCEQQCRQQLYLLKQSHVALGKYQDRVVPVLWTSESSDSVEVPMEKMAINASVAEKVEQGQVVIVDPLGQLVMSYTPQPNEDLVKLSKDMLADLRKLLKLSRVG; translated from the coding sequence ATGACGTCGAAAGTAACAAGAGGGCGTTTTGTCCTGATCTCGTTAGTGTGCTTGTTTGCCCTTCCAGCCCTTGTTGCCAAGTTAATTTTGAACCAGGGCTGGTACCAGAGTGGTGTGACGAATCGCGGCCAACTCATCGAACCTTACACCACGCTAGAACAATTAGGTCAAGCGGCCCCACAAACGGTACACGGTTGGCAATTGGCTTATGTGGTTCCCAACCAGTGCGAACAGCAGTGCCGACAACAACTGTACCTTCTTAAGCAAAGTCATGTCGCCCTTGGTAAATACCAAGATCGCGTGGTGCCCGTGCTATGGACATCGGAGTCGTCAGATTCGGTAGAGGTACCAATGGAGAAGATGGCGATAAATGCGTCTGTCGCAGAGAAAGTTGAACAAGGGCAAGTGGTCATTGTTGACCCTTTGGGGCAGTTAGTTATGTCCTACACACCACAGCCAAACGAAGATTTGGTCAAGCTTAGCAAGGATATGCTGGCTGACTTACGCAAACTGCTTAAGTTATCCCGAGTGGGATAG
- a CDS encoding FtsX-like permease family protein, protein MLIKLAWRNLWRQKRRTLLTATALALVLFLSLITRSFQEGSYTSNIKNAAKFYTGLIQLQNPEFSDTSSIDDVLPQTESFISSAMDNPNIDVILPRVESFALAAKDEFSKGALVLGVEPEAEDNYSSISGKIVKGAYIAPGENAVLVGGRLAQYLHLDVGDELVLYGMGYHGQTAAGLYRVAGILHFPLQQLDSQLVYMPLDTAQALFSLDKQVTAWVLNTESLRNLPSVVDQLRRDYGKDVAVKDWQALSPELSQQIALDKAGGIFLIYILYGIVGFGLFATILMTTLERQREFAVMLATGMLRGKLISLLAIESLLISFIGVLLGLMISAPVLAYFYFYPIEITGEAAEMMLETGFEPIVPVSLDPHLALTQISVVIVILFLCLLYPMVRLLRLPIASGLKGGSHVD, encoded by the coding sequence ATGCTGATTAAACTTGCTTGGCGGAATTTATGGCGGCAAAAACGGCGGACGTTGCTAACGGCGACAGCGCTGGCTCTGGTTCTTTTCCTCTCTCTGATAACCCGCTCTTTTCAAGAGGGGAGTTACACTTCTAATATAAAAAATGCGGCTAAATTCTATACTGGACTGATTCAGTTACAAAATCCGGAGTTCAGCGACACTTCGAGTATTGATGATGTTTTGCCACAAACCGAGTCGTTTATTTCCTCCGCGATGGATAACCCCAACATTGATGTCATACTGCCAAGAGTCGAGTCGTTTGCTCTGGCGGCGAAAGATGAATTCTCAAAGGGCGCCCTAGTATTGGGGGTTGAGCCAGAAGCCGAAGACAACTACTCCAGCATCAGTGGCAAAATAGTCAAAGGGGCTTACATCGCACCAGGAGAAAATGCAGTACTTGTGGGTGGAAGACTGGCCCAGTACCTCCATTTAGACGTTGGGGATGAATTGGTCTTATATGGCATGGGCTATCACGGGCAAACGGCGGCAGGATTGTATCGTGTCGCGGGTATTTTGCATTTCCCACTGCAGCAACTCGATTCTCAATTGGTCTACATGCCTCTCGATACGGCCCAGGCTCTGTTCTCGTTGGATAAACAAGTGACAGCTTGGGTCCTTAATACCGAGAGCTTACGTAATTTGCCAAGTGTCGTAGACCAGTTGCGCCGAGATTATGGTAAAGACGTGGCGGTGAAAGATTGGCAAGCGCTGTCACCTGAGTTATCGCAACAGATTGCCCTCGATAAAGCGGGAGGCATATTTTTAATTTATATCCTATACGGCATTGTTGGCTTTGGTCTGTTTGCCACCATTCTAATGACAACGTTAGAAAGACAGCGCGAATTTGCGGTCATGTTGGCGACTGGGATGCTGAGAGGTAAGCTGATTTCGTTGCTGGCGATTGAGTCGCTGCTTATCTCATTCATTGGCGTACTGCTCGGCTTGATGATCAGTGCCCCGGTACTGGCTTATTTTTACTTCTATCCGATTGAAATTACCGGAGAGGCTGCGGAAATGATGTTGGAAACCGGGTTCGAGCCAATTGTACCTGTTTCTCTTGACCCTCATTTAGCATTGACTCAAATCTCAGTTGTGATCGTTATTCTCTTTTTATGTCTTCTCTATCCTATGGTGCGCTTGTTACGCCTCCCTATTGCAAGTGGTCTCAAAGGAGGTTCACATGTTGATTAA
- a CDS encoding cold-shock protein, with protein sequence MSNTATGTVKWFNETKGFGFIQQENGPDVFAHFSAITGDGFRTLVEGQKVEFVISQGQKGPQAEQIKVL encoded by the coding sequence ATGTCTAACACAGCTACTGGTACAGTTAAGTGGTTCAACGAAACTAAAGGCTTCGGTTTCATCCAACAAGAAAACGGTCCTGACGTATTTGCTCACTTCTCTGCAATCACTGGTGACGGCTTCCGTACTCTAGTTGAAGGCCAGAAAGTAGAGTTTGTTATCTCTCAAGGTCAAAAAGGCCCTCAAGCAGAGCAAATCAAAGTACTTTAA
- a CDS encoding ABC transporter ATP-binding protein, with translation MTIKLEQLTKTYNPKSDFPVHAVKSVDLEIKQGEFVAIMGPSGSGKTTLLNMLGGIDAPTSGRVEIDGCVISEMSEKELIAYRRDNIGFIFQDYSLLPVLTALENVEFVMQLQGKSERECRERASSLLEQVGLSEQMHKRPSKMSGGQQQRVAVARALAPKPRFVMADEPTANLDAKSTAELLDIMEQLSEQEGTTFIFSTHDPRVIKRAHRIIVFEDGRLTRDFSNIGNHAERTHA, from the coding sequence ATGACGATTAAACTCGAACAATTAACCAAAACTTACAATCCCAAAAGTGACTTTCCAGTGCATGCCGTTAAGAGCGTGGATTTGGAAATCAAACAGGGGGAGTTTGTCGCCATCATGGGGCCATCAGGATCGGGGAAAACAACCCTGTTGAATATGCTTGGTGGCATTGACGCGCCAACGTCAGGCCGGGTGGAAATTGATGGTTGTGTCATTTCGGAAATGTCGGAGAAAGAGTTGATCGCGTATCGAAGAGACAATATCGGTTTTATCTTTCAGGATTACAGTCTGCTACCAGTGTTAACCGCGCTGGAGAACGTCGAATTTGTCATGCAATTGCAGGGGAAGAGCGAAAGAGAGTGCCGGGAACGAGCATCCTCGCTGCTCGAGCAGGTTGGGCTATCTGAACAAATGCACAAACGTCCGAGCAAAATGTCTGGCGGGCAACAGCAACGTGTGGCAGTTGCACGTGCACTGGCACCTAAGCCCCGTTTCGTTATGGCGGATGAACCTACTGCTAATTTAGATGCGAAAAGCACCGCAGAGCTGCTCGATATCATGGAGCAGTTGAGTGAGCAAGAAGGCACAACCTTCATCTTCTCGACGCATGATCCCAGAGTGATCAAACGTGCACATCGAATTATTGTTTTCGAAGACGGCCGTTTAACCAGAGATTTTAGCAACATCGGTAACCATGCGGAGCGAACCCATGCCTAG
- a CDS encoding SURF1 family protein — protein sequence MEPPVLTLLLSKRFWAAVCLTVAVFSLLVKLGFWQLERGEEKQALEQTLRARADLPYQEMHVVLDTNDWRQESVIGVKVEAQVAPEPLPIILLDNQTYNGAVGYLAYQVVSVSQDQNILALMELGFVVGESARSELPIVKELDTPIWVTGRLYRKSMNPLSSELMPELGESIRVQNLNISQLNEMLNIELMPAVLQPDNLVNWPYEFPWNPLPLTSAKHFGYSVQWFVMAGVFLFLTVVVLIRWLRAVSSHGGEK from the coding sequence ATGGAACCTCCGGTTTTAACGCTACTTTTATCGAAGCGGTTTTGGGCTGCAGTTTGTTTAACTGTGGCTGTGTTTTCTCTGTTGGTCAAACTGGGCTTTTGGCAATTAGAGAGAGGTGAGGAGAAACAAGCACTTGAGCAGACTCTCCGCGCTAGAGCTGACTTACCCTATCAGGAAATGCATGTCGTACTCGATACCAATGACTGGCGCCAAGAAAGCGTCATTGGCGTAAAGGTTGAAGCACAAGTCGCCCCAGAGCCTTTACCCATCATTTTGCTGGATAACCAAACCTACAACGGCGCTGTGGGTTACCTCGCTTATCAGGTGGTGTCGGTGAGTCAGGATCAGAACATATTGGCACTGATGGAACTTGGCTTTGTAGTCGGGGAAAGCGCCCGTTCTGAATTGCCTATCGTCAAAGAGTTAGACACGCCTATTTGGGTCACTGGACGTTTGTACCGCAAATCAATGAACCCACTGAGTTCCGAATTGATGCCTGAGCTGGGCGAGTCCATTCGAGTGCAAAATCTCAATATTTCTCAACTGAATGAAATGTTAAATATCGAATTAATGCCCGCGGTTTTACAGCCTGACAATTTAGTTAACTGGCCTTACGAATTCCCATGGAACCCATTACCACTGACAAGTGCTAAACATTTTGGTTATTCCGTTCAATGGTTTGTTATGGCTGGCGTGTTTCTCTTCCTTACTGTTGTGGTTTTAATTCGTTGGTTAAGGGCGGTCTCATCACATGGAGGTGAAAAATGA
- a CDS encoding DUF2909 family protein translates to MSTVFLFKLTLILLLLFIIFNLAKALIEMVREDPDNPDRDHKPMSHYLGRRVMFSALVVILLLIALTSGWIDPNPRPY, encoded by the coding sequence ATGTCCACCGTATTCTTGTTCAAATTGACGCTCATCCTTTTGCTACTTTTCATTATATTCAACCTCGCAAAAGCGCTTATCGAAATGGTCCGTGAAGACCCTGACAATCCCGACCGTGACCATAAACCCATGAGTCACTATTTAGGGCGACGAGTCATGTTTTCTGCTTTAGTTGTTATCCTGCTCCTCATCGCTCTTACATCTGGATGGATAGACCCGAACCCACGTCCCTACTAA
- a CDS encoding YaeQ family protein produces the protein MALKPTIYKFRIDISDMNNDYYNSHKLTIALHPSEKPQRMIARVLAYCLNATSDLEFTKGLSTTEEPDLWHIEDDQSITHWIEIGEPDVDRIKKATRLSKQVKVYSYNTKASVWWEKVSGKFSMLPVSVESFDYDSIDTICQHLDRGASLSVMITGTSIFVDINDQHIEVTVRELQSHDAT, from the coding sequence ATGGCGCTAAAACCTACCATTTACAAATTTCGTATCGATATTTCCGATATGAACAACGATTATTATAATTCGCACAAACTGACCATCGCTCTTCATCCCTCGGAAAAACCACAACGCATGATCGCCCGCGTATTAGCTTATTGCCTCAATGCGACAAGCGATTTAGAGTTCACAAAAGGGCTATCAACCACTGAAGAGCCTGACCTGTGGCACATCGAAGACGATCAAAGCATCACTCACTGGATTGAGATCGGTGAACCAGACGTAGATCGAATCAAAAAAGCCACTCGCCTTTCAAAGCAAGTCAAAGTCTACAGCTATAACACTAAGGCTTCGGTATGGTGGGAGAAAGTATCAGGCAAGTTTTCCATGCTTCCGGTAAGCGTAGAAAGTTTTGACTACGACTCCATTGACACAATTTGTCAGCACCTTGACCGTGGCGCAAGCCTTTCTGTTATGATCACTGGTACGTCTATATTTGTTGATATTAACGATCAACATATCGAAGTAACGGTGAGGGAACTGCAAAGTCATGACGCCACTTAA
- a CDS encoding OmpA family protein, which produces MKHWFLIVCGILGGCGSISQDIVPGGNMLDTAPKTNTELRHPEWGYGNSSSVMNIAAQPTTNAAVDESYSITSLEMFLDRHNIAHETISGGHLMVRLKDQVHFQTGSAKLSAQSQGWLSSLGHYLAGRTDVDVVIDGHADSTGAASFNDTLSERRAREVEKQLLATSIPRQRVFSRGFGEHAPQCSNATASGKACNRRVELMLIVSD; this is translated from the coding sequence ATGAAGCATTGGTTTTTAATTGTTTGCGGCATTCTTGGAGGGTGCGGCAGTATCAGTCAAGACATAGTGCCTGGTGGGAACATGTTAGATACAGCCCCCAAGACGAACACAGAGCTAAGACACCCTGAGTGGGGGTATGGTAATTCATCGAGTGTCATGAACATTGCTGCTCAGCCGACTACGAACGCTGCTGTAGACGAATCCTATTCCATAACTTCACTGGAGATGTTTTTAGATCGGCACAATATTGCCCATGAAACCATCAGTGGGGGACACTTGATGGTACGCTTGAAAGATCAAGTTCACTTCCAGACTGGTTCTGCGAAATTATCTGCTCAATCTCAAGGCTGGCTGAGCAGTCTGGGACACTACCTGGCAGGACGTACTGATGTTGACGTGGTGATCGATGGACATGCGGACAGCACCGGGGCGGCAAGTTTTAATGACACATTGTCCGAACGACGAGCTCGCGAAGTTGAAAAGCAGTTACTGGCAACCAGTATTCCTCGTCAAAGAGTTTTCTCGCGCGGGTTTGGTGAGCACGCTCCCCAATGCAGTAATGCGACCGCCAGTGGAAAAGCATGTAATCGCCGTGTGGAACTGATGTTGATCGTCAGCGACTAA
- a CDS encoding thiol:disulfide interchange protein DsbA/DsbL, with protein MFKNILKGFAFFAAVTTLSACDNGNSQPLQGKQYEVLPASLQEYQLAPVTEAFSLTCGHCRSMEEFVPQLESLTEQDVEKVHVTFNDSAQISAIIFYTAVMQLEATPDKAFMADLFAAVQMAPEATADERQAAVEKAFESRNLISPYHLDEAQQKQLFEYINNADAITTKGQINSVPTFIVNGKYQVISGGHDSIEAMAETINYLLKQPK; from the coding sequence ATGTTCAAAAACATTTTGAAAGGATTTGCTTTTTTTGCCGCAGTGACAACACTCTCAGCATGTGACAACGGCAATTCACAGCCGCTACAAGGCAAACAGTATGAAGTGCTGCCAGCCTCACTTCAGGAGTACCAACTCGCTCCCGTTACCGAAGCTTTCTCTTTGACCTGCGGTCACTGTCGCTCGATGGAAGAGTTTGTCCCTCAACTGGAATCTCTGACTGAGCAAGACGTTGAAAAAGTGCATGTTACGTTTAACGACAGTGCTCAAATCAGCGCTATCATTTTCTATACGGCGGTAATGCAGCTCGAAGCGACTCCAGATAAGGCATTTATGGCTGACCTTTTCGCTGCGGTTCAAATGGCACCTGAAGCCACCGCTGATGAACGCCAAGCAGCGGTAGAAAAAGCGTTTGAATCTCGTAACCTTATCAGCCCTTATCACCTTGACGAAGCACAGCAAAAGCAATTGTTCGAGTACATAAACAATGCTGATGCAATTACGACTAAAGGGCAAATCAACTCAGTGCCAACCTTTATCGTCAATGGTAAATATCAGGTGATTAGCGGCGGCCATGACAGTATTGAAGCTATGGCTGAAACAATTAACTACTTACTAAAACAACCTAAATAG
- a CDS encoding outer membrane lipoprotein-sorting protein — translation MFRVFVILLSIISSPQTLAATAFEIVQKSDQTMRGESSYSEATMEIIRPDWRRSMTMKSWTKGTELSLVLVTAPAKDKGSASLKRYREMWNWVPSIERIIKIAPSMLSQSWMGSDFTNDDLINQSSIVVDYQHTLLGEETFDGDKVWRIDALAKPDAPVVWNKVTLWISQSTYLQRKIEFYDEFDELVNVMTTFEIKMLGGRKVATRLEMRPIDKPGNKTVLTTHQAQFDFKIDDDFFSQQQMKLLRD, via the coding sequence ATGTTTAGAGTGTTTGTGATCCTGCTATCTATCATATCTTCGCCGCAGACTTTGGCGGCAACCGCCTTTGAGATAGTCCAGAAGTCGGATCAAACCATGCGAGGCGAATCCAGCTATAGTGAAGCGACAATGGAAATTATTCGCCCGGATTGGCGTCGGTCAATGACCATGAAGAGTTGGACTAAAGGAACTGAACTCTCATTAGTGCTGGTGACGGCTCCGGCGAAAGATAAAGGCAGTGCGTCACTCAAGCGCTATAGAGAAATGTGGAACTGGGTACCTAGCATCGAGCGCATCATCAAGATTGCACCATCGATGTTGAGTCAGTCGTGGATGGGATCTGATTTCACTAATGATGATCTTATTAACCAGTCTTCGATCGTTGTGGATTACCAACACACCTTGCTCGGTGAGGAGACCTTTGATGGAGATAAGGTCTGGCGAATTGATGCTTTGGCGAAACCTGACGCGCCAGTTGTGTGGAATAAAGTCACCTTGTGGATTTCTCAGTCGACTTACTTACAGCGCAAGATCGAGTTCTATGATGAGTTTGATGAATTGGTCAATGTCATGACCACTTTCGAAATCAAAATGCTCGGTGGAAGAAAGGTTGCAACTCGCCTGGAAATGCGGCCGATAGATAAGCCGGGTAACAAAACAGTTCTGACGACACACCAGGCTCAGTTCGACTTTAAGATTGATGATGATTTTTTCTCTCAGCAACAGATGAAGTTACTGAGAGACTAG